In Acropora muricata isolate sample 2 chromosome 11, ASM3666990v1, whole genome shotgun sequence, one DNA window encodes the following:
- the LOC136891110 gene encoding uncharacterized protein produces MNYGCIPVFLVITMLSCIQGILLGKEEEVLLRQFIQEFITSPTDGRFDRVIEMPYASAKLIPKVFVWCPMRHNDVTLFCPHHGCPLKAAGWTDKLDDSRTDPRNPRLIYDLNGNIILVQAYYECSLLLPENEKPGHRYLSASTEVMAQLPSHVKRLFPIILQQRCGVTFRLYDYVITGIYQGQNFLELSEGIAAMNYRASMRNNPDNPNFDNDIFCAYPGNDKLMDLFLEQFQITKDLYECDMNKRVAKVLSCDHTFKTSKHVGVTREDDGKFVCQYQNVFLGLNENGEVLTWRFTKSTASSEIEDLLKELKTRFDRVGVHLEMIIVDDCCHVRNLYERIFPGVKIRLDLFHACSRILQTISKKDSCAKQFSSEVSLILRRNGDLGTERTTSTPGSDEIEANLERLLFSWKDCLPKETLHQLECLRKHIQRGCLSDIPPGCGTEKNERLHRHINRSLLCGVSKIGPELALAVMSCALFAWNCKRQINRLTTRAKPVMPVEITKKGNFSSPQQHMKQLEISHAVDFRSTQSNINLLGLIEQLKTQSILDFIIQRVLHLQDFMDAFTERCQNRTVDILAFLWSTSVKTEKFIEEEKKMNSLELDLTAQHMDNLIRNLSGFNLEVDKIERDGNCFFRAVASQLNRHLGEYREHIEEHCTSLGLGISEAFDTRRLRELFVKEVSDNIEEYRDWMTTGVNGLEEVYKFSQDGFFANEVGDLCARATAKLLKIPIVIITALPSTPTVPFLPHEFLTTTPIYIAYDHSGPGHYDATKGTQ; encoded by the coding sequence ATGAATTACGGCTGCATTCCCGTATTTCTTGTGATTACAATGTTGTCCTGCATACAAGGCATTCTACTTGGAAAAGAGGAAGAAGTTTTATTAAGGCAATTTATACAAGAATTCATTACCTCACCAACGGATGGACGCTTTGATCGAGTCATTGAAATGCCATACGCTTCTGCAAAGCTAATACCCAAAGTATTTGTGTGGTGCCCCATGAGACATAATGACGTAACTCTTTTTTGTCCTCATCATGGTTGTCCTTTGAAAGCCGCAGGGTGGACAGATAAACTGGATGATTCGCGCACAGATCCGAGAAACCCGCGGCTAATTTACGACCTAAATGGAAATATTATCCTCGTCCAGGCATACTACGAGTGCAGCCTCTTATTGCCTGAAAATGAGAAGCCGGGTCACCGATACCTCTCAGCCTCTACAGAGGTAATGGCACAATTACCTTCTCACGTTAAAAGATTATTCCCCATTATTTTGCAGCAACGGTGTGGAGTCACATTTCGCTTGTATGATTACGTAATCACAGGCATATACCAAGGCCAAAATTTTTTGGAGTTGTCAGAGGGCATAGCGGCAATGAATTATCGCGCATCAATGAGAAACAATCCTGACAACCCAAACTTTGATAATGACATTTTTTGCGCGTACCCTGGAAACGATAAACTGATGGATTTGTTCTTGGAGCAATTTCAGATCACGAAGGACCTATATGAATGTGACATGAACAAACGAGTGGCAAAAGTACTATCTTGTGACCATACCTTTAAAACCAGCAAACACGTTGGTGTTACTCGAGAGGATGATGGTAAATTTGTATGCCAATATCAAAATGTCTTTCTTGGGTTAAATGAGAACGGAGAAGTTTTGACCTGGCGATTCACCAAATCCACTGCGTCTTCTGAGATTGAAGATTTACTCAAAGAACTAAAAACAAGATTCGACAGGGTGGGAGTTCATTTGGAAATGATAATAGTGGACGATTGTTGTCATGTAAGAAATCTATACGAACGAATCTTTCCAGGAGTAAAAATTAGATTGGACTTGTTTCATGCATGTTCAAGAATACTTCAAACTATTTCCAAAAAAGACAGTTGCGCTAAGCAGTTTTCCTCTGAAGTGTCTCTCATTTTACGTCGAAATGGAGACCTTGGTACAGAAAGGACAACGAGTACGCCTGGCTCAGATGAGATCGAGGCAAACCTAGAACGGTTACTGTTTTCTTGGAAGGATTGTTTGCCCAAGGAAACTCTCCATCAGCTAGAATGCCTTCGCAAACACATTCAAAGGGGATGTCTTTCAGACATACCTCCTGGGTGTGGAACAGAAAAGAATGAACGTTTACACAGACATATTAATAGATCGCTCCTCTGTGGAGTCTCTAAGATTGGACCAGAACTTGCGTTAGCTGTAATGAGTTGTGCATTGTTTGCCTGGAATTGCAAACGACAAATTAACAGATTGACCACGAGAGCTAAGCCTGTTATGCCAGTTGAAATAACTAAAAAAGGTAACTTTTCATCGCCTCAACAACATATGAAGCAACTTGAAATTTCTCATGCAGTGGACTTCAGAAGCACACAGAGTAACATAAATTTGCTGGGACTCATAGAGCAACTTAAAACCCAGAGTATATTAGATTTTATTATCCAAAGAGTTCTACATCTCCAAGATTTTATGGACGCCTTTACTGAAAGATGTCAAAATAGAACGGTAGACATCCTGGCTTTCCTTTGGTCCACCAGTGTAAAAACTGAAAAGTTTatagaagaagagaaaaagatgAATTCTTTGGAACTAGACTTAACTGCTCAACACATGGATAATTTGATAAGGAATCTTTCTGGTTTTAACCTTGAAGTAGACAAAATCGAAAGAGATGGAAACTGTTTTTTCAGAGCGGTTGCCTCACAGCTCAATAGACACTTGGGGGAATACAGGGAGCATATAGAAGAGCACTGCACTTCCCTTGGATTAGGAATTAGTGAAGCCTTTGACACACGCAGACTTAGGGAGCTGTTTGTAAAAGAAGTCTCAGACAACATTGAAGAGTACAGAGACTGGATGACAACTGGCGTAAATGGGTTAGAGGAAGTTTACAAATTTAGCCAAGACGGGTTTTTTGCAAATGAAGTGGGCGATTTATGCGCGCGAGCAACAGCTAAACTCTTGAAAATTCCAATAGTGATCATTACAGCTCTCCCTTCAACACCTACGGTGCCATTTCTACCACACGAGTTCCTTACCACTACACCGATCTACATTGCATACGATCATTCTGGGCCCGGCCATTATGATGCCACAAAAGGTACGCAATAA
- the LOC136891111 gene encoding uncharacterized protein isoform X1, translating to MADNGQSSSSSSNPKEKKRPTEIDRARIIEQDGEYGYFKNEKFTTVSNFILRCEGVVEEDGDVVGFMLRAKPKNYRNSEADGWLNSVFLTRRDMSDQYTIQNKLDSVRLWISNTKDFLPALLKDMCDEYERRVDCRKMIPVKIFGLQPKSDPPVWVFSKDMQLQLNGEYTIHLKETDSKYAVTGDCCSTYDYRGDIDNGESLRQVISNLETFYGDDISAVLLVLGGTAMAFHYQQLTKLVGGVPPTIAVGDPVSGKSTAVECAMALFNQRECIGAGSEARLLESLVNRTIPLWWDDIDSLVVLEKLTVLLYNKAKKVTMSKDTIGSTVPIISVNYSKLIKGFKKLKMGVEDFGRLFTRMLPIPFGKRTIGKKRIKERLEGKSQLEDLLKDLPKSVSVILKLHNDYAAMTKDVLFNVIQDVVEAMEIDVRSEANFSVLLFSTGKILQHIGLFSSHWEEVIGFFKTQMVPKYKELLVGSFEGIEAVQGSYIAGDADLWEALETLFKDVVSHPDEARKCLKAKYNTKGCSCGEAVAVSLAKALQFSKLKLTSAALTHAIRAKGLGCTGKSMRIDGSSSTCVHISRRLIPQGLLDILDKKGGVDETLLNLNEEEQERTEIDESEDEIVAETSSSAGSDEAVQETVEINESEVNILASASSFAAPSSTVEAEYVKLAGKRRKRETESLKDSLTPREVMTKRRPRKEVTYK from the exons ATGGCAGACAATGGTCAATCTTCTTCTTCCTCGAGTAAtcctaaggaaaaaaaacggcCCACGGAAATAGATAGAGCTAGAATAATCGAGCAGGACGGAGAGTATGgctattttaaaaatgaaaaatttaccaCGGTCAGCAATTTCATTTTGAGGTGTGAAGGAGTGGTCGAAGAAGATGGAGATGTTGTTGGCTTCATGCTaagagcaaaaccaaaaaattacaGAAACTCAGAGGCGGATGGATG GCTGAACAGTGTGTTTCTGACTCGACGAGATATGAGTGACCAGTATACCATTCAAAATAAGCTGGACTCCGTACGCCTTTGGATAAGCAATACAAAGGACTTTCTACCTGCTTTGCTAAAGGACATGTGCGATGAATACGAGAGAAGGGTAGATTGTCGCAAAATGATTCCTGTAAAG ATTTTTGGACTGCAACCTAAATCTGACCCACCAGTTTGGGTTTTTAGTAAGGACATGCAGCTTCAGCTTAATGGAGAGTACACAATACACCTAAAGGAAACAGATTCAAAGTATGCAGTCACTGGAGACTGTTGCAGCACGTATGATTATCGTG GTGATATAGACAATGGAGAAAGTTTAAGGCAGGTGATTTCCAATCTGGAAACATTTTATGGCGACGATATTTCAGCTGTCCTTCTTGTCCTTGGTGGAACAGCTATGGCTTTCCACTACCAACAACTCACCAAGTTAGTTGGTGGTGTTCCCCCAACAATTGCCGTTGGCGACCCTGTGTCCGGCAAATCCACTGCTGTTGAGTGTGCAATGGCATTGTTCAATCAACGGGAATGCATAGGAG CTGGCTCTGAAGCAAGGCTGCTTGAGAGTCTTGTCAATAGGACCATTCCATTGTGGTGGGATGATATTGACAGTCTTGTAGTGCTGGAGAAATTGACGGTTCTCCTTTATAACAAG GCAAAGAAAGTCACTATGTCAAAGGACACTATTGGTAGTACTGTGCCAATAATATCGGTCAACTATTCCAAACTGATCAAGGGTTTCAAAAAGCTAAAAATGGGAGTAGAGGATTTTGGAAG ATTATTTACTAGAATGCTTCCTATCCCGTTTGGCAAGAGAACAATTGGGAAGAAGCGAATAAAGGAAAGGTTGGAAGGAAAGTCCCAGCTGGAGGATTTGCTGAAAGACCTTCCCAAGAGTGTTTCAGTGATTCTCAAACTACACAACGATTATGCAGCAATGACCAAGGATGTCCTCTTTAACGTCATTCAGGACGTCGTGGAGGCAATGGAAATTGACGTCAGGAGTGAGGCGAATTTTTccgttttgcttttttctactGGAAAG ATATTACAGCACATTGGACTATTCAGTTCTCACTGGGAGGAAGTTATTGGCTTCTTCAAAACTCAGATGGTCCCAAAATATAAAGAACTACTTGTTGGCAGCTTTGAAGGGATAGAGGCAGTGCAAGGAAGCTATATCGCTGGTGATGCTGATCTTTGGGAAGCCCTTGAAACTTTGTTCAAGGATGTTGTTTCCCATCCAGATGAA GCCAGGAAATGTTTGAAAGCCAAATACAATACAAAAGGCTGTTCATGTGGAGAAGCTGTGGCAGTAAGTTTAGCTAAAGCCCTCCAGTTttcaaaactgaaattaacatcCGCTGCCTTGACGCACGCAATTCGAGCGAAAGGTTTGGGATGTACAGGCAAGAGCATGCGGATTGATGGCTCATCATCGACCTGTGTGCACATCAGCAGACGATTGATTCCACAAGGGCTACTGGATATTTTAGACAAAAAAG GGGGCGTTGATGAAACTCTTCTAAACCTCAATGAAGAAGAGCAGGAAAGGACAGAAATCGAT GAATCCGAAGATGAAATTGTAGCAGAGACATCTTCTTCTGCGg GCTCCGATGAAGCAGTACAGGAAACGGTAGAAATTAAT GAATCTGAAGTAAACATTTTAGCATCGGCATCTTCATTTGCAGCACCGTCATCGACGG TAGAAGCTGAATATGTGAAACTTGCAGGAAAACGTCGAAAAA GAGAAACTGAGTCACTGAAAGATTCCCTTACTCCAAGGGAAGTAATGACAAAGAGACGACCTAGAAAAGAGGTCACTTACAAG TAA
- the LOC136891114 gene encoding zinc finger protein ZFP2-like, whose protein sequence is MFPESVCEDCHDLYYGDCPKHGPLQVIEDKEAEHSCGVSAAIASTPDVLEIDQSSIPGAGLGVFSAAFIPERARFGPYKGEKVRWENMTDKTDTSYFWEVMKDGKFSHFVDGHDESNSNWMRFVNCPRSEDEQNLVAFQYRGKIYYRTYKAISPGKELLVWYGEGYARELGIEIDDSQEDGVQIHSNGNELTCEVCQRMFTSHNFLQRHRRVCLSRKVYRTWDCDSCSKKFASLSFLKAHVCSVGDEMRVQPDKEPENSHIIDANTKLHSKKGETRYQSEKCNKVIDRSSALTTHLRTHTGEKPYQCTQCNKAFNHSDDMTKHLRTHTGEKPYQCTQCNKTFNQSGNLTTHLRTHTGEKPYQCTQCNKAFNQSSHLTTHLRTHTGEKPYQCTQCNKAFNQSGALTNHLRTHTGEKPYQCTQCNKAFSSSGDMTKHLRTHAGEKPYQCTQCNKAFNQSSHLTRHLQTHTGEKPYQCTQCNKAFNQSSALTKHPRTHTGEKPYQCTQCNKAFNQSGDLTTHLRTHTGEKPYQCTQCNKAFKRSGQLKRHLRTHPGKECS, encoded by the exons ATGTTTCCCGAATCAGTTTGTGAAGATTGCCATGACCTCTATTACGGTGACTGCCCAAAACACGGACCTTTGCAGGTTATAGAGGACAAGGAAGCGGAACACTCTTGTGGCGTCTCAGCAGCAATAGCATCTACGCCAGACGTTTTAGAAATTGACCAGTCTTCAATTCCTGGGGCTGGTTTAGGTGTGTTCAGTGCAGCCTTTATTCCTGAAAGAGCACGATTTGGACCATACAAGGGAGAGAAAGTAAGGTGGGAGAATATGACGGACAAAACAGATACAAGTTACTTTTGGGAG GTCATGAAAGATGGAAAATTTAGCCATTTTGTGGATGGACACGATGAATCCAATAGTAACTGGATGCGTTTCGTGAATTGCCCGCGCTCTGAGGACGAGCAAAACCTGGTAGCCTTTCAGTATAGAGGAAAGATTTACTACCGCACCTATAAAGCCATCAGTCCAGGGAAAGAATTGCTTGTGTGGTATGGTGAGGGCTATGCTAGAGAGTTGGGCATAGAAATTGACGACAGCCAAGAGGATGGTGTTCAAATTCACTCAAATG GTAATGAGCTCACCTGTGAAGTTTGTCAAAGGATGTTTACTTCGCACAATTTTCTTCAAAGACACAGGCGTGTCTGCTTGTCCCGAAAAGTCTACAGAACATGGGACTGTGATTCGTGCAGCAAGAAATTCGCTTCTTTGAGCTTTCTCAAAGCACATGTATGTTCTGTTGGAGATGAGATGAGAGTCCAGCCAGACAAAGAGCCAGAAAACAGTCATATTATTGATGCCAACACGAAACTTCACTCTAAAAAAGGAGAAACGCGGTATCAAAGTGAAAAATGCAACAAAGTAATTGACCGTTCCAGTGCTCTGACCACGCACCTCCGAACTCACACAGGTGAAAAGCCATATCAGTGCACACAATGTAACAAGGCGTTTAACCATTCTGATGATATGACCAAACACCTCCGAACTCACACAGGTGAAAAGCCATATCAGTGTACACAATGTAACAAGACGTTTAACCAATCTGGTAATCTGACTACGCACCTCCGAACTCACACAGGTGAAAAGCCATATCAGTGTACACAATGTAACAAGGCGTTTAACCAGTCTAGTCATCTGACCACGCACCTCCGAACTCACACAGGTGAAAAGCCATATCAGTGTACACAATGTAACAAGGCGTTTAACCAGTCTGGTGCTCTTACCAACCACCTCCGAACTCACACAGGTGAAAAGCCATATCAGTGCACACAGTGTAACAAGGCGTTTAGCAGTTCTGGTGATATGACCAAGCACCTCCGAACTCACGCAGGTGAAAAGCCATATCAGTGTACACAATGTAACAAGGCGTTTAACCAGTCTAGTCATCTGACCAGGCACCTCCAAACTCACACAGGTGAAAAGCCATATCAGTGTACACAATGTAACAAGGCGTTTAACCAGTCTAGTGCTCTGACCAAGCACCCCCGAACTCACACAGGTGAAAAGCCATATCAGTGTACACAATGTAACAAGGCGTTTAACCAGTCTGGTGATCTGACTACGCACCTACGAACTCACACAGGTGAAAAGCCATATCAGTGTACACAATGTAACAAGGCGTTTAAGAGGTCTGGTCAATTGAAAAGGCACCTCCGTACCCATCCAGGCAAGGAGTGTTCATAA
- the LOC136891111 gene encoding uncharacterized protein isoform X2 has protein sequence MADNGQSSSSSSNPKEKKRPTEIDRARIIEQDGEYGYFKNEKFTTVSNFILRCEGVVEEDGDVVGFMLRAKPKNYRNSEADGWLNSVFLTRRDMSDQYTIQNKLDSVRLWISNTKDFLPALLKDMCDEYERRVDCRKMIPVKIFGLQPKSDPPVWVFSKDMQLQLNGEYTIHLKETDSKYAVTGDCCSTYDYRGDIDNGESLRQVISNLETFYGDDISAVLLVLGGTAMAFHYQQLTKLVGGVPPTIAVGDPVSGKSTAVECAMALFNQRECIGAGSEARLLESLVNRTIPLWWDDIDSLVVLEKLTVLLYNKAKKVTMSKDTIGSTVPIISVNYSKLIKGFKKLKMGVEDFGRLFTRMLPIPFGKRTIGKKRIKERLEGKSQLEDLLKDLPKSVSVILKLHNDYAAMTKDVLFNVIQDVVEAMEIDVRSEANFSVLLFSTGKILQHIGLFSSHWEEVIGFFKTQMVPKYKELLVGSFEGIEAVQGSYIAGDADLWEALETLFKDVVSHPDEARKCLKAKYNTKGCSCGEAVAVSLAKALQFSKLKLTSAALTHAIRAKGLGCTGKSMRIDGSSSTCVHISRRLIPQGLLDILDKKGGVDETLLNLNEEEQERTEIDESEDEIVAETSSSAGSDEAVQETVEINESEVNILASASSFAAPSSTEAEYVKLAGKRRKRETESLKDSLTPREVMTKRRPRKEVTYK, from the exons ATGGCAGACAATGGTCAATCTTCTTCTTCCTCGAGTAAtcctaaggaaaaaaaacggcCCACGGAAATAGATAGAGCTAGAATAATCGAGCAGGACGGAGAGTATGgctattttaaaaatgaaaaatttaccaCGGTCAGCAATTTCATTTTGAGGTGTGAAGGAGTGGTCGAAGAAGATGGAGATGTTGTTGGCTTCATGCTaagagcaaaaccaaaaaattacaGAAACTCAGAGGCGGATGGATG GCTGAACAGTGTGTTTCTGACTCGACGAGATATGAGTGACCAGTATACCATTCAAAATAAGCTGGACTCCGTACGCCTTTGGATAAGCAATACAAAGGACTTTCTACCTGCTTTGCTAAAGGACATGTGCGATGAATACGAGAGAAGGGTAGATTGTCGCAAAATGATTCCTGTAAAG ATTTTTGGACTGCAACCTAAATCTGACCCACCAGTTTGGGTTTTTAGTAAGGACATGCAGCTTCAGCTTAATGGAGAGTACACAATACACCTAAAGGAAACAGATTCAAAGTATGCAGTCACTGGAGACTGTTGCAGCACGTATGATTATCGTG GTGATATAGACAATGGAGAAAGTTTAAGGCAGGTGATTTCCAATCTGGAAACATTTTATGGCGACGATATTTCAGCTGTCCTTCTTGTCCTTGGTGGAACAGCTATGGCTTTCCACTACCAACAACTCACCAAGTTAGTTGGTGGTGTTCCCCCAACAATTGCCGTTGGCGACCCTGTGTCCGGCAAATCCACTGCTGTTGAGTGTGCAATGGCATTGTTCAATCAACGGGAATGCATAGGAG CTGGCTCTGAAGCAAGGCTGCTTGAGAGTCTTGTCAATAGGACCATTCCATTGTGGTGGGATGATATTGACAGTCTTGTAGTGCTGGAGAAATTGACGGTTCTCCTTTATAACAAG GCAAAGAAAGTCACTATGTCAAAGGACACTATTGGTAGTACTGTGCCAATAATATCGGTCAACTATTCCAAACTGATCAAGGGTTTCAAAAAGCTAAAAATGGGAGTAGAGGATTTTGGAAG ATTATTTACTAGAATGCTTCCTATCCCGTTTGGCAAGAGAACAATTGGGAAGAAGCGAATAAAGGAAAGGTTGGAAGGAAAGTCCCAGCTGGAGGATTTGCTGAAAGACCTTCCCAAGAGTGTTTCAGTGATTCTCAAACTACACAACGATTATGCAGCAATGACCAAGGATGTCCTCTTTAACGTCATTCAGGACGTCGTGGAGGCAATGGAAATTGACGTCAGGAGTGAGGCGAATTTTTccgttttgcttttttctactGGAAAG ATATTACAGCACATTGGACTATTCAGTTCTCACTGGGAGGAAGTTATTGGCTTCTTCAAAACTCAGATGGTCCCAAAATATAAAGAACTACTTGTTGGCAGCTTTGAAGGGATAGAGGCAGTGCAAGGAAGCTATATCGCTGGTGATGCTGATCTTTGGGAAGCCCTTGAAACTTTGTTCAAGGATGTTGTTTCCCATCCAGATGAA GCCAGGAAATGTTTGAAAGCCAAATACAATACAAAAGGCTGTTCATGTGGAGAAGCTGTGGCAGTAAGTTTAGCTAAAGCCCTCCAGTTttcaaaactgaaattaacatcCGCTGCCTTGACGCACGCAATTCGAGCGAAAGGTTTGGGATGTACAGGCAAGAGCATGCGGATTGATGGCTCATCATCGACCTGTGTGCACATCAGCAGACGATTGATTCCACAAGGGCTACTGGATATTTTAGACAAAAAAG GGGGCGTTGATGAAACTCTTCTAAACCTCAATGAAGAAGAGCAGGAAAGGACAGAAATCGAT GAATCCGAAGATGAAATTGTAGCAGAGACATCTTCTTCTGCGg GCTCCGATGAAGCAGTACAGGAAACGGTAGAAATTAAT GAATCTGAAGTAAACATTTTAGCATCGGCATCTTCATTTGCAGCACCGTCATCGACGG AAGCTGAATATGTGAAACTTGCAGGAAAACGTCGAAAAA GAGAAACTGAGTCACTGAAAGATTCCCTTACTCCAAGGGAAGTAATGACAAAGAGACGACCTAGAAAAGAGGTCACTTACAAG TAA